In the Planctomycetia bacterium genome, ATCCTCGGCATCTCAGGCCTCGTCGGCGCAGGTCGCACCGAGCTGATGCGGCTGATCGCTGCGCTCGATCCCGCCACGTCGGGTTCCGTCCGTATTCGGCAAGCCCCGTCGCCGGCGAATCCGCACGCGCGGCTCAAGGCCGGCGTCGGCCTGGTCGCCGAAGATCGTAAACAAGAAGGACTCTCGCAACTTCAATCGATCGAAGAGAACCTCACCTTGAGCCGGCTGCGAAGCTATGCGAAGTTCGGCTGGCTCGACCTGGGCCGCAAACGCGAACGCTCGGCGCATTGGATGGGTCGGTTGCAGGTGAAGGCGCGCGATCCCGCGCAGCGCATCGGCGAGCTTTCCGGCGGCAACCAACAGAAGGTCGCCATCGCGCGCGTCCTCCATCAAGAAGCCGACATACTGCTGCTCGACGAACCGACGCGCGGCATCGATGTCGGCACGAAGTCGGAAATATATCGCTTGATGGGAGAAGTGGCGGCCGAAGGGAAGGGAATCGTGTTCGTCAGCTCCTACCTCCCGGAGCTCATGGCGATGTGCGATCGCATCGCCGTGATGTCGCGCGGCCGGCTGCGCGAAATTCGGCCGACACGCGAATGGACGGAAGAGTCGATCATGGCCCGGAGCGTCAGCCTCGACGACGACCGCATCTCGGAAGCGAGCAACTTGAGAAACCGCGCATGAACGACGTCGTGAAAAGTTCCGCCCATTCCTCCAGCTCGTGGCGCAAAGGGCTCAGCCGCCTCGCCGGCCACCTGGGGCCGTTGGCTGCGCTCGCAGTCGTCGTACTTTCGTTCGCCGTGGTCGACTATGTTCGCTCCGGTTCGGACTCGAAATTCATCACCATCGACAACGCCCGCTTCATCGCCACGCAGTCGGTCGTCGTCGGCATGGCGGCTCTCGGGATGCTGCTGATTATCATCGCCGGCGGCATCGACCTCTCGGCCGGCACCGCTCTCGGGCTCTGCGCCGTGGTGCTGGCGACCGTCTTGCGCGACGGCCACGGCATCGTCGTCGCTCTGATTGCCGCATTGGGCGTCGGCGCCGGAACGGGCTTCGTCAACGGCGTGCTCATCACCTCGCTCCGTGTAGTGCCGTTCATCGTCACCCTCGGCACGATGAGCGTATACCTCGGCGTGGCGAAGCTGATCGGCGACGAAATGACGGTGCGGCCGAACTTTGCGCTCATACCGGACTGGCTCAAGAGCCTCGTCAGCCTGCCCGATCGAGAGTGGCTGATTCCATCCGTGTTGCCCAACTTCGTGCCGGGGGTGTGGTTGTTTCTCGCCTCGGCGGCCGTTCTTTCCGTGGTGTTGCATCGCACGGTCTTCGGCCGCTATGTGTTCGCCGTCGGGTCGAACGAAGCGACGGCCCGCCTTTGCGGCGTGAACGTCACGGCCGTGAAAGTGGCCGTGTATACGCTGGCGGGGCTCTTCGTCGGCATCGCCGGAGTGCTGCAATTCGCGCGGTTGAAAATCGGCAACCCCACGTCAGGCCGCGGCCTTGAGTTGCAGATCATCGCCGCGGTGGTCGTCGGCGGCGCCAGCTTGAGCGGTGGCCGAGGCACGGTGCTCGGCACGATCGCCGGAACCGTGCTGATGGTCGTCATCGCAACGGGCGGCTCGATCATGGGCTTCCGCGATTCGATGCAAGACATCGCGCTCGGTACGATCATCAACGCCGCCGCCGCGGTCGATCAATTTCGTCTTCGCCGATTGGCAGGTTCCGCATGACGCTTAGGCCTCGCTACCACACGTTGCTCGAAGCGCTGCGCCGGCAGTTTCCGCAACCGGTTTCCGATCCGGTTCACGATGCTTATTTCGTGTTCACGATCCTCCGCGCGCTCGACCAAGTCGACGCGCTGAAGTCGCAAACTCCGTTGCTCGGCAAAGGAGATACGCCGACCTATGCCGCGCCCGATTACGCCGCCGCGGTCGAAGCGAAACTCTCGCGGAACGGCACTTCGCTGGAAGCGGTCATCCCGCAACTCGTGAAGCAGTTGGAAGGAATGTTCGTCTGGGGGCATCCGCAGAGCCAAGTGAACGTGATCACGCATCCTTCGATCGCGGCGATCATCGGCGTGCTCCTGGCGTCGACATACAACCCCAACTTATGCAGCGACGAAAGCGGACGAGGGTTCAGCGAAGCCGAAGTCCGCGCTTCGTCTATGGCGGCCGATCTGATCGGCTACGACCCGCGCGCGGCCGGCGGCGTGTTCACTTTCGGCGGCACCGGCTGCCTGCTGTACGGCATGAAGGTCGGCCTAGAGAAAGCCGTGCCCGACGCGATGCAGCGCGGCATTCGCGAGCCGGTCATCGTGCTTGCGTCGGAGCAATGCCACTATGCCGTGCTCAACGCGGCCGGCTGGCTCGGCATCGGGCAGGAATCGGTCGTGCGCGTGGCGTCGCATCTCGACAACTCGGTCGACATTCCGCTGCTGCGCGAGGCCGCGCGCAGCGCGCTGAAGGCCGGGAAACGGGTCGCCTGCATCGTCGCAACGATGGGCTCGACCGACGCCTTCGGCATCGACGATCTCCGCTCGATTCACGCCCTGCGCGACGAGCTTTGCAAGGAATTCGCGCTCGACTACGTTCCGCACATCCACGCCGACGCCGTGATCGGCTGGGCTTGGAGCGTGTTCAACGACTACGACTTCACCGCCAATGCGCTCGGCTTTCGCGGCCGTACGGTGCGCGCTTTGGCGCAGGCCCATCATCGGCTCCGGCATTTAAAGCTGGCCGATTCCGTCGGCATCGACTTCCACAAGACGGGCTACGCCCCTTACATCTCTTCGCTGTTTCTCCTTCGCACGGCAACCGACTTCGGCACCATTGCCCGCGATCGCGCTTCGATGCCCTATCTCTATCAATCGGGCGTACATCATCCGGGCATGTACACGTTGGAGACCAGCCGCAGCGGCACCGGCCCGATGGCGGCGCTCGCCAACTTGCTGATGCTCGGGCGCGAGGGCTATCGAACGCTCCTGGGCCACGTCGTCGAGATGGCCGAAGTCTTGCGCGAGGGTTTGGAATCGCACCCGGATCTCACGGTGCTCAACGGCGACAACGTCGGGCCCGTCACGTTGTTTCGGGTCTATCCGCCCGGGGTCGATACGTTCACGATCAAAGAGCGCGAACGAACCGATCCCGACTTCCGGCCGATGCTCGAAGAATACAACCGGCTCAATCGCCGCGTGTTCGAGCGCGTGCATACGGAAGCGCTCGCCGGGCGCGGCGTTGTGATTTCGATGACCGATTGCTACCGCCGCACCGACTACGGCGCCCCGATCGCAGCGTTGAAGTCGTACGTATTGTCGCCGTTTACCGACGCCGAGCGCATGGCCTCGATCATCGATCACGTCCTCGCAGCGCGCGACGAGTTGCTAAAGTAGCAGGCACGTTCCACGTGCCGTCAGCCACATGGGCCTTAGCGCAACCGAATCCGACTCGTTCACTTAACGACGCAAGCGGCGGACGGCACGTGGAACGTGCCTGCTACTTTGAGGAAATAATTTCGTAGCAGGCTAGCCGGCCTTGGCCGCGCACGTACATCAGACCATGCGCGATCGTCGGCGCGGCCCAGGCCGGATAAGGGAGCAAGCGGGCCGGGCCGAGCCCCGTCGGGTCGGCTGCGCCGTCGACTTTCAACGGCGTGAACTTCGAGACGATGTCGAACTTCTGCGGGTTCACCTTCAACAAATACAAATCGCCGTAC is a window encoding:
- a CDS encoding ABC transporter permease → MNDVVKSSAHSSSSWRKGLSRLAGHLGPLAALAVVVLSFAVVDYVRSGSDSKFITIDNARFIATQSVVVGMAALGMLLIIIAGGIDLSAGTALGLCAVVLATVLRDGHGIVVALIAALGVGAGTGFVNGVLITSLRVVPFIVTLGTMSVYLGVAKLIGDEMTVRPNFALIPDWLKSLVSLPDREWLIPSVLPNFVPGVWLFLASAAVLSVVLHRTVFGRYVFAVGSNEATARLCGVNVTAVKVAVYTLAGLFVGIAGVLQFARLKIGNPTSGRGLELQIIAAVVVGGASLSGGRGTVLGTIAGTVLMVVIATGGSIMGFRDSMQDIALGTIINAAAAVDQFRLRRLAGSA
- a CDS encoding aspartate aminotransferase family protein; translated protein: MTLRPRYHTLLEALRRQFPQPVSDPVHDAYFVFTILRALDQVDALKSQTPLLGKGDTPTYAAPDYAAAVEAKLSRNGTSLEAVIPQLVKQLEGMFVWGHPQSQVNVITHPSIAAIIGVLLASTYNPNLCSDESGRGFSEAEVRASSMAADLIGYDPRAAGGVFTFGGTGCLLYGMKVGLEKAVPDAMQRGIREPVIVLASEQCHYAVLNAAGWLGIGQESVVRVASHLDNSVDIPLLREAARSALKAGKRVACIVATMGSTDAFGIDDLRSIHALRDELCKEFALDYVPHIHADAVIGWAWSVFNDYDFTANALGFRGRTVRALAQAHHRLRHLKLADSVGIDFHKTGYAPYISSLFLLRTATDFGTIARDRASMPYLYQSGVHHPGMYTLETSRSGTGPMAALANLLMLGREGYRTLLGHVVEMAEVLREGLESHPDLTVLNGDNVGPVTLFRVYPPGVDTFTIKERERTDPDFRPMLEEYNRLNRRVFERVHTEALAGRGVVISMTDCYRRTDYGAPIAALKSYVLSPFTDAERMASIIDHVLAARDELLK